In one Aromatoleum aromaticum EbN1 genomic region, the following are encoded:
- the rfbB gene encoding dTDP-glucose 4,6-dehydratase produces MTHRILVTGGAGFIGSAVVRHLTDSTTHHVANLDKLTYAGNLESLNSVANSSRYQFYQVDICNAAALDKVFAEFRPTAVMHLVAESHVDRSIDGPAEFIQTNMVGTYTLLEAARRYWNALADDAKAAFRFHHISTDEVYGDLEGTDDLFTESTPYAPSSPYSASKASSDHLVRAWQRTYGLPTLVTNCSNNYGPYHFPEKLIPHMILNALAGKPLPVYGDGSQIRDWLYVEDHARALVEVVTRGKVGETYNIGGHNEKRNLEVVETICDLLDEMVPWVVRGQACSYRELITFVKDRPGHDRRYAIDASKIERELGWMPQETFESGIRKTVRWYLENHQ; encoded by the coding sequence ATGACTCATCGCATTCTCGTTACCGGCGGAGCCGGCTTCATCGGCTCGGCCGTGGTTCGGCACTTGACCGACAGCACGACGCACCACGTCGCCAACCTCGACAAGCTCACTTATGCCGGCAATCTCGAATCGCTGAACTCGGTCGCGAACTCGTCTCGCTACCAGTTTTACCAGGTCGATATCTGCAACGCTGCGGCCTTGGACAAGGTCTTCGCCGAATTCCGACCTACTGCAGTGATGCACCTCGTCGCGGAGTCCCATGTGGACCGCTCGATCGACGGTCCGGCCGAGTTCATCCAGACCAACATGGTCGGCACCTACACGCTGCTGGAGGCCGCGCGGCGGTACTGGAATGCGCTCGCCGATGACGCGAAGGCCGCGTTCCGCTTCCACCACATCTCCACCGACGAGGTGTATGGCGACCTGGAAGGCACGGACGATCTGTTCACTGAAAGCACGCCCTATGCGCCCAGTTCGCCGTACTCCGCATCCAAGGCCAGCTCCGATCATCTGGTGCGGGCGTGGCAGCGGACCTACGGCCTGCCGACGCTCGTGACCAACTGTTCGAACAACTACGGGCCCTACCATTTCCCGGAGAAGCTCATCCCGCACATGATCCTCAACGCCTTGGCGGGCAAGCCGCTGCCGGTGTATGGCGATGGATCGCAGATTCGGGATTGGCTCTATGTGGAGGACCACGCGCGGGCGCTGGTCGAGGTGGTGACGCGGGGGAAGGTTGGGGAGACATACAACATCGGGGGGCACAACGAGAAGCGAAATCTCGAGGTGGTTGAGACGATTTGCGATCTCCTCGATGAGATGGTGCCGTGGGTTGTTCGCGGGCAAGCCTGCTCCTACAGGGAGCTAATCACCTTCGTGAAGGATCGGCCGGGGCATGATCGGCGGTATGCGATCGATGCGTCGAAGATCGAACGCGAACTGGGTTGGATGCCGCAGGAAACCTTCGAGAGCGGCATTCGCAAGACGGTGCGGTGGTATCTGGAGAATCATCAGTAG
- a CDS encoding acyltransferase family protein yields the protein MHNKSIEEEHIGASYRPDIDGLRAIAVLLVILFHFEFKAISGGYIGVDVFFVISGYLITNILYIQHKKTGTINLLEFYNKRARRLLPALFSTLAVTTAASFVIFSPIFLSQYLSSLTYSTLQLSNIYFYISSGYFDIDSTFKPLLHTWSLATEEQFYIFWPLLLLAAFNFKSPSRIVLALSAISLLCNFWALNSENTIAEPRSAIYFLTPFRVFEFGLGALLCWAPKNIHFNLNAISVTGLSFILVAAFQFDNNTTFPSYNALLPCFGTALLIYAGKNSIIGKILSLRPFVHLGVLSYSLYLVHWPIFVFYKYNTGSLTPIDKGGLLLATLGMGYLLHKFIEVPFRYGTRFAIFSKATPLLYAILPLAFVGISIYASTTPDVADTERSRFDYLNESGCYILREINCKADAPLQILTFGNSHELDAYNSMIHVYGDNPAINITSFGTSYGCSFRVDGNMVVSNSPQDNPKSNCKERVEKLNDREFIENLDIIVFSAHKPLSWGKPLINILSHLRSVKPNLKIIFFSGYIGIRPHRCDDIISRFGSADFCKSPEFVDYFSGEEKDKILGLPIAKNDFIYIDKTTLLCRDREISTCVMSINGTPAFLDGDHLTVAFANLVGERASAIYRNELRKFGLNSR from the coding sequence ATGCACAACAAAAGCATAGAAGAAGAGCATATCGGAGCATCTTACCGCCCCGACATTGACGGACTGCGTGCAATTGCAGTCTTGCTGGTTATATTATTTCACTTTGAGTTCAAAGCTATAAGCGGCGGCTATATAGGGGTCGATGTTTTTTTTGTAATCAGTGGATATCTGATAACAAACATTCTGTACATACAGCACAAAAAAACAGGAACTATAAATCTCCTTGAGTTCTATAACAAAAGAGCGAGGCGATTACTTCCAGCATTATTTTCAACATTGGCGGTCACAACAGCTGCTTCTTTTGTTATTTTCAGCCCAATTTTTTTGTCTCAGTATTTAAGCTCTTTAACGTACTCAACCCTCCAACTTTCAAATATTTATTTCTACATCTCTAGCGGCTACTTTGATATTGACTCAACATTTAAGCCACTTCTTCACACTTGGTCGCTAGCAACGGAAGAGCAGTTTTATATTTTTTGGCCGCTGTTGCTTCTTGCAGCGTTTAATTTTAAATCACCAAGTCGCATAGTTTTAGCACTCTCAGCGATAAGTCTTTTATGTAACTTTTGGGCCTTAAACTCAGAGAACACAATTGCAGAACCTCGTTCAGCCATCTATTTTCTAACACCATTCCGCGTTTTTGAGTTTGGATTAGGCGCTCTCCTTTGCTGGGCCCCGAAAAATATACACTTCAACCTTAACGCGATATCAGTAACTGGCCTTTCTTTCATTCTTGTCGCCGCCTTTCAATTTGACAACAACACAACCTTCCCTTCGTACAACGCGCTTCTTCCTTGCTTTGGAACTGCACTTCTAATTTACGCCGGGAAAAATAGCATTATTGGGAAGATCCTTTCGTTAAGACCATTCGTCCATCTTGGCGTCCTAAGCTATTCTCTATACCTTGTTCATTGGCCTATATTTGTATTTTACAAATATAACACAGGATCATTGACACCCATTGACAAAGGTGGATTGCTACTCGCGACCCTAGGAATGGGGTACCTTCTGCACAAGTTCATCGAAGTTCCCTTTCGCTATGGAACTCGTTTCGCTATTTTCTCAAAAGCCACCCCTCTCTTGTATGCCATATTGCCCCTCGCATTTGTTGGCATAAGTATCTATGCTAGCACCACTCCAGATGTTGCGGACACCGAACGGAGTCGCTTTGATTACCTGAATGAAAGCGGCTGCTATATTCTTAGAGAGATAAACTGCAAGGCAGATGCACCGCTTCAGATCCTAACCTTCGGCAATTCGCATGAACTAGACGCTTACAATTCGATGATTCATGTGTATGGCGACAATCCAGCCATCAACATTACCTCCTTCGGAACGAGCTATGGCTGCTCATTTAGGGTGGATGGCAACATGGTCGTTTCCAACTCCCCACAAGACAATCCAAAATCAAACTGTAAAGAGCGGGTAGAAAAGCTCAACGACAGGGAATTCATTGAAAACCTTGACATTATTGTATTCAGCGCCCACAAACCGCTGTCATGGGGAAAACCCCTGATAAATATACTTAGCCACCTGAGATCAGTAAAGCCAAATTTAAAGATTATTTTCTTTAGCGGCTACATTGGCATCAGACCTCACCGATGTGACGACATTATTTCCAGGTTTGGTTCAGCTGACTTTTGCAAATCTCCTGAGTTCGTTGATTATTTCTCCGGAGAGGAAAAGGATAAAATACTTGGACTCCCTATAGCAAAAAACGATTTCATATATATTGACAAGACCACTCTACTTTGCCGTGATCGCGAGATCTCCACTTGTGTAATGTCGATTAACGGAACCCCGGCATTCTTGGATGGCGACCACCTTACCGTTGCCTTCGCGAATCTTGTGGGCGAAAGAGCTTCGGCAATATACAGGAATGAACTTCGAAAATTCGGCCTTAATTCGCGTTAA
- a CDS encoding PIN domain-containing protein, translating into MIERFTSLNRDDLWLSAIVAAELRFGAAKLAAPRFKAAVEAWLAGFDVRPWPLEATHHYADIRARLERAGKPTGGMDLMIAAHAMAEDSVVITNNAREFLRVPGLAVEEWAIESP; encoded by the coding sequence ATGATCGAACGCTTCACGAGTCTGAACCGCGACGACCTGTGGCTCTCGGCGATTGTGGCGGCCGAGTTGCGTTTTGGTGCGGCCAAGCTGGCGGCACCCCGATTCAAGGCTGCAGTGGAGGCTTGGCTGGCCGGTTTTGACGTACGGCCCTGGCCGCTTGAAGCGACACACCATTACGCAGATATCCGGGCCCGGCTGGAACGCGCAGGCAAACCCACCGGCGGGATGGATCTGATGATTGCGGCGCACGCGATGGCAGAGGATAGCGTCGTCATCACCAACAACGCGCGTGAGTTCCTCCGTGTGCCGGGACTCGCAGTGGAAGAATGGGCGATCGAATCGCCGTAA